From Pseudoleptotrichia goodfellowii, a single genomic window includes:
- a CDS encoding heavy metal translocating P-type ATPase, translating to MSNNNYLLDCEVIHKIPGRIRIKSNALKYLGSLKNEIEDQIKVLKSVKEAVISDITGTIVVKFKNDDLSEENLLSLLQNILNGYLVEIHKNEKKMKPDKYVIERKLQEESPKEIMRKIIASAVLLLMPGPKGELTGMRRLFNYKTLSTISLALPVLKNGINSIVKNKRPNADTLSSTAIVSSIILGNEKTALTIMILERFAELLTVYTMKKTRGVIKDMLSVGESYVWKQNEDGTVKKVPIEEISKGDSIVVQTGEKISVDGKIIKGNALIDQSSITGEYMPVSKKTGEEVFAGTLIKSGNITVEAQKVGDDRTVSRIIKLVEDASFNKADIQSYADTFSAQLIPLNFLLAAIVYASTRNMQKALSMLVIDYSCGIRLSTATAFSASINTAAKNGILVKGSNYIEELSKSDTVIFDKTGTITEGKPKVQTLQIFGKNIKEERMLSLAAAAEETSSHPLAVAILNEMKERGLNIPKHKETVIKVSRGMETTVGKDVIRVGSRRYMEESDVELLDSVDAAKRMLNRGEIIIYVARNKNLIGIIGVSDPPRENIKKAMNRLRNQGIDDIVLLTGDLRQQAETIASKMSMDRYESELLPEDKAKDILKFQSIGSKVIMIGDGINDAPALSYANVGIALGSTKTDIAMEAADITITSDDPLLIPGVVGLAKNTMKVIKENFAMAIGVNSFALVLGATGILPAIYSSILHNSITILVVGNSLRLLKYNVNK from the coding sequence ATGTCAAATAATAATTATTTACTTGACTGTGAAGTTATACATAAAATTCCGGGAAGAATAAGAATTAAATCAAATGCACTGAAATATCTCGGAAGTTTAAAAAATGAAATTGAAGATCAGATAAAAGTATTGAAATCTGTCAAAGAAGCTGTTATATCCGACATAACAGGAACTATAGTCGTGAAATTTAAAAATGATGATTTAAGTGAAGAAAATCTGCTTTCTTTATTACAAAATATATTAAACGGCTATTTAGTGGAAATACATAAAAATGAGAAAAAAATGAAACCTGATAAATATGTTATTGAAAGAAAACTGCAGGAAGAATCGCCTAAAGAAATTATGAGAAAAATTATCGCATCGGCAGTTTTACTTTTAATGCCCGGACCTAAAGGGGAACTGACAGGGATGCGTCGTTTGTTTAATTATAAGACTTTATCAACTATTTCTCTCGCTTTGCCGGTTTTGAAAAACGGAATAAATTCCATTGTGAAAAATAAAAGACCGAATGCCGATACTTTAAGTTCGACTGCTATTGTCAGCAGCATTATACTCGGAAATGAAAAAACGGCACTGACTATAATGATACTGGAAAGATTTGCAGAACTTCTTACTGTTTATACTATGAAAAAAACACGGGGAGTAATTAAAGATATGCTCAGTGTGGGAGAAAGCTATGTATGGAAGCAGAATGAAGACGGCACTGTAAAAAAAGTTCCTATAGAAGAGATCAGTAAAGGAGATTCTATAGTCGTTCAGACAGGAGAAAAAATAAGTGTCGATGGGAAAATCATAAAAGGAAATGCTTTAATTGACCAGTCTTCGATAACAGGAGAATATATGCCCGTTTCAAAAAAAACAGGAGAAGAAGTATTTGCAGGAACTCTTATAAAAAGTGGCAATATTACTGTAGAAGCTCAAAAAGTCGGAGATGACAGGACGGTATCGAGAATTATAAAATTAGTGGAAGATGCCTCTTTTAATAAAGCTGACATTCAGTCATATGCAGATACTTTTTCGGCTCAACTTATACCGCTGAATTTTCTGCTTGCAGCAATAGTTTACGCTTCAACAAGAAATATGCAGAAAGCATTGAGCATGTTGGTAATTGATTATTCATGCGGAATAAGACTGTCTACGGCTACAGCTTTTTCGGCATCAATTAATACCGCTGCAAAAAACGGTATACTTGTAAAGGGAAGTAACTATATAGAAGAATTATCAAAATCCGATACGGTAATTTTTGACAAAACGGGAACAATTACAGAAGGAAAACCTAAAGTTCAGACATTGCAGATATTCGGGAAAAATATAAAAGAGGAAAGAATGCTTTCCCTTGCTGCAGCTGCAGAAGAAACATCGTCTCATCCTCTGGCAGTAGCTATTTTGAACGAGATGAAAGAAAGAGGACTTAATATTCCGAAACACAAAGAAACGGTCATTAAAGTTTCAAGAGGAATGGAAACAACAGTAGGAAAAGATGTTATTCGTGTAGGAAGCAGAAGATACATGGAAGAAAGTGATGTCGAGCTTCTGGATTCTGTTGATGCTGCAAAAAGAATGCTTAATCGTGGAGAGATTATAATTTATGTAGCGAGAAATAAAAATCTGATCGGGATAATAGGTGTTTCCGATCCTCCGAGAGAAAATATAAAAAAAGCAATGAACAGATTGAGAAATCAGGGAATAGACGATATAGTTCTGCTGACAGGAGATTTGAGACAACAGGCTGAAACAATAGCCTCGAAAATGTCCATGGACAGATATGAATCTGAACTTTTGCCTGAAGATAAAGCAAAAGACATTCTTAAATTTCAGTCGATAGGCTCCAAAGTAATTATGATAGGGGACGGAATTAATGATGCACCGGCTCTTTCCTATGCCAATGTCGGAATAGCTTTGGGAAGTACAAAAACCGATATAGCAATGGAAGCTGCAGATATTACTATTACTTCTGATGATCCTTTGTTGATTCCGGGAGTAGTAGGACTGGCTAAAAATACGATGAAAGTTATAAAAGAAAACTTTGCAATGGCGATAGGAGTAAACAGCTTTGCTCTTGTACTCGGTGCAACGGGAATACTTCCGGCTATATACAGTTCCATATTGCATAACTCGATAACGATTTTAGTAGTGGGAAATTCTTTGAGATTATTGAAATATAATGTAAACAAGTAG
- a CDS encoding HMA2 domain-containing protein, translated as MLPDFYGVIEVKHYQKGRLRLQTQVLKENFELKKEFLENINRIEGIVSADVNSVIGSILILFDENKIESSFLYLVILKILHLEEEAFKSKPTKIKIFLKNVFEVLDLSVYNKSKGLLDIKTIVAGLFTYYGIESLRGVKSVPSGISLLWWAYILVTEGKNENV; from the coding sequence ATGTTACCTGATTTTTACGGGGTTATTGAGGTGAAACATTATCAAAAAGGACGCTTAAGGCTTCAGACACAAGTTTTAAAAGAAAATTTTGAATTGAAAAAAGAATTTCTGGAAAATATTAACCGAATAGAGGGAATCGTATCGGCAGATGTAAATTCAGTAATAGGAAGTATTCTGATTCTTTTTGATGAAAATAAAATTGAATCGTCTTTCTTGTATTTAGTTATTTTAAAGATTTTACATCTAGAAGAAGAAGCTTTTAAAAGTAAACCGACTAAAATCAAAATATTTTTGAAAAATGTTTTTGAGGTACTCGATTTGTCAGTCTATAATAAAAGTAAAGGATTACTTGATATTAAAACAATTGTCGCAGGGCTGTTTACTTATTACGGAATTGAAAGTTTAAGAGGAGTAAAGTCTGTGCCTTCGGGTATATCTTTATTATGGTGGGCTTATATACTTGTTACGGAAGGAAAAAATGAAAATGTTTAA
- a CDS encoding DUF1385 domain-containing protein yields the protein MEEKVVVGGQAVVEGVMMRGPKAIATAVRKHDGSIVYKKTEITEKANKWFKVPFIRGVLALYDAMVVGTKELIFASNQAGLEEEQMTDKQVTFTVATSILLGIGIFMVLPSYVGGLIFKEKTVMANLLEALVKLVLFLGYIWGISFFKDIKRVFEYHGAEHKSIINYEEGTELTPANAKKCTRFHPRCGTSFLLLVMFISILVFSVVDLIFGVTKDNSGMIVFLLYKLVTRVLFVPVVAGISYELQRWTSYHLNNGIAKMIATPGMWLQKITTSEPDESQLEVAIVALNVALGREVTNAVEVFEK from the coding sequence ATGGAAGAAAAAGTAGTTGTCGGAGGACAAGCCGTAGTTGAAGGAGTAATGATGAGAGGTCCTAAGGCAATAGCAACGGCTGTAAGAAAACATGACGGAAGTATAGTTTATAAAAAAACGGAAATAACGGAAAAAGCAAACAAATGGTTTAAAGTGCCTTTTATAAGAGGTGTTTTGGCATTATACGATGCAATGGTAGTAGGAACTAAAGAACTGATATTTGCATCAAATCAGGCAGGACTTGAAGAAGAGCAAATGACAGACAAACAGGTTACTTTTACTGTTGCTACATCGATATTACTGGGAATAGGAATATTTATGGTGTTGCCTTCTTATGTGGGAGGTCTTATATTTAAAGAGAAAACTGTAATGGCTAATTTGTTGGAAGCCCTTGTAAAACTTGTGCTGTTTTTAGGATATATTTGGGGGATCTCATTTTTTAAAGATATAAAGAGAGTTTTTGAATATCATGGAGCCGAGCATAAAAGTATTATAAATTATGAAGAAGGAACAGAGCTTACTCCTGCAAATGCAAAAAAATGCACGAGATTTCATCCGAGATGCGGAACAAGTTTTCTGCTATTGGTAATGTTTATAAGTATTTTAGTATTTTCAGTGGTAGATCTGATATTCGGAGTAACTAAAGATAACAGCGGAATGATTGTGTTTTTATTGTATAAACTTGTAACAAGGGTATTGTTCGTGCCTGTAGTAGCGGGAATATCCTATGAACTCCAGAGATGGACAAGTTATCATTTGAATAACGGAATTGCAAAAATGATCGCAACACCGGGAATGTGGCTACAAAAAATCACAACGAGCGAGCCTGATGAAAGTCAGTTGGAAGTAGCTATTGTAGCTTTGAATGTAGCGTTAGGAAGAGAAGTAACAAATGCTGTAGAAGTATTTGAAAAATAA